In Aedes albopictus strain Foshan chromosome 3, AalbF5, whole genome shotgun sequence, the following are encoded in one genomic region:
- the LOC134290035 gene encoding uncharacterized protein LOC134290035, with protein sequence MPCLQKLTLHGSPSHETFTGNEIGTETPLSELILEKYCIDPVSLNKLLTHSSMTKISLRQCTFSSLLDPLKSSSIKNLNFQPTTTPILMPRFPSLEILDLQGVNDRTFYRAFLKICDYYPKLERLTLGMTYGKKLKPHSNNGIVKKSFSALKKLNKLKVLRLERVDLTGINWNRCVGSKVEHIHLKFCNIHEAGAKSLIGSFKHLQTFYLDYCTLEVPKAKSFCEDGLRKVKPHCQISFHDVSIQNKKKRR encoded by the exons ATGCCTTGTTTGCAGAAATTGACGTTACACGGATCTCCTAGTCATGAAACGTTTACTGGAAACGAAATCGGAACAGAAACACCCTTGTCAGAGttaattttggaaaaatattgCATTGATCCGGTTTCGCTAAATAAGCTCCTCACTCATTCATCCATGACGAAGATTTCTCTACGGCAATGCACATTTAGTTCGCTGTTAGATCCTTTGAAGTCAAGTTCTATTAAAAATTTGAATTTCCAACCCACTACGACTCCAATACTGATGCCCCGTTTCCCGAGTTTGGAAATCCTAGATCTACAAGGCGTGAACGATAGGACATTTTATAGGGCTTTTTTGAAGATATGCGACTACTATCCTAAGCTGGAACGTCTAACGCTTGGCATGACATACGGGAAAAAG CTGAAACCGCATTCAAACAATGGGATTGTGAAAAAATCATTTTCGGCACtgaaaaaattaaataaactgAAAGTCCTTCGTCTAGAGCGAGTGGATCTGACCGGTATCAACTGGAATAGGTGTGTAGGCAGCAAGGTGGAACACattcatctgaaattttgcaATATACATGAAGCGGGGGCCAAGAGTTTGATAGGAAGCTTCAAACACCTGCAAACATTCTATCTCGACTATTGCACTCTCGAAGTACCGAAAGCTAAATCGTTCTGTGAAGATGGATTGCGTAAGGTGAAACCACACTGCCAGATTTCCTTTCACGATGTTagcattcaaaacaaaaaaaagaggCGCTGA